In one window of Frigoriglobus tundricola DNA:
- a CDS encoding PVC-type heme-binding CxxCH protein, with amino-acid sequence MPGGRFLSRAGLVLVPVAVFVAAYAFLDSSTAAPRAEAAQPVPAPFTLEKGDHICIIGNTLADRMQHDGWVESFLYARHPDLDLTVRNLGFSGDEVNFRQRSQDFGTPDQWLSASAPIPQPTQIADRSVVNPNRFEKAGTRADVVFAFFGYNESFAGEAGLPKFKDDLAAFVKHTRNQQYNGKSAPRLVLFSPIAFEDHKSPNLPTGATVEQTNKNLALYTRAIGEVAKALGVNFVDLFQPSKAAYARAQKPLTINGVHLNEAGDRKLAEIIDASLFPQAGAYAAPNEALLTQLRPAVQDKAFHWYQRYRVTDGYSTYGGRAWLRFTGGQSNYEVVQKELEVLDIKTANRDKVIWEIARGKEAKVDDSNLPAFVHVPTNKPGRGPGGEHIFLSGEGAIKAMTLGKGLKVNLFASEEQWPELAKPVQMAWDAKGRLWVAVWPSYPHWKPGEPYNDKLLIFEDTDGDGKADKMTVFADGLQNPTGFEFYNGGVIVAQAPELIFLKDSKGGDKADVRERLIHGLDTADTHHTANSFVLDPGGALYFQEGTFHRTQVEDPYGPVKRLADGGVFRYQPRSQKFDVYVTYGFANPHGHVFDKWGQDIVVDGTGANPYHGALFSGYLPFPQKHAHPPQVYQQRTRPCGGIEVLSSKHFPPEWEGNLIVTNCIGFQGLLRYKISALGGSLSGQEQEPVLSSSDPNFRPVDCKTGPDGALYFIDWQNPIIGHMQHNLRDPSRDRKHGRIYKVTYDGRAPSQSPKVAGESIENLLDLLKQPEDRVRYRAKVELGARKSDEVVAAATKWVAALPAADATNPDAFEHARLEGLWVHQYHNAANVDLLKAVLASPDFRARAAAVRVLCEWRDRVPDALELLKQLAADEHPRVRLEAVRAASFFTVPEAAEVVFVAQDKQADPFVEFVIKETMRALGPIVQKAIADKRPIKFTTAAGARYFLKSVATDDLLKMDRTPAVYLELLFRPGVRDEFRREALAALAKQDKKPELDVLVTAVRAHDESAATDDSVAFDLARLLTGLPRAELAAGRSELEALAAKGRNAATRQMGYVALVAAEGDVEKVWARAARSVGALQDFVNAVPMVRDPAARAALYPKVKALLGGLPPELAKTVGTGKSVSGRYVRIELPGKQRTLTLAEVQVMSDGSNVARQGRATQSSTAYGGAPGRAIDGNTNGSYADGSSTHTLEGTENPWWQVDLGREVPIQSVTVWNRTDGGLGSRLADFTLRVLDADKRAVFESVKNPAPSPSADVKVGAAAPERVIRRAAMFALATVRGQEADAFKAIAKFLAEDGDRAAAVQALLRINSRDWPKEDAKAHLDTVLKFIRALPVTERTGPVALDFMQLGEALTGLLAPAEARAARKELADIGVRVIRVGTLFDQMSYDKERLAVQAGKPVEFAFENTDIMPHNFVIVTPGNLEKVGAAAEAFATSPGAAAAQYVPAMPPGVVLLKSKLLQTRQTERLKFTAPTEPGIYPYVCTYPGHWRRMHGALYVVADLEAYQENPEAYLAKAALPVRDDLLKFNRPRTEWKLEELTDAVKEMETKGGRNFANGKQMFTVATCVACHKFGGQGNEFGPDLAKLDPKTFKSAADLTDHVLNPSKKIDDRYATYRIVTSDEKVYTAMIVEEKDGVVKIIENPLASAKPIEIKRADIAEQKKAPTSMMPKGLLDKLTREEVLDLLAYVWGRADPKSKLFSGGHDH; translated from the coding sequence ATGCCCGGCGGACGTTTCCTCTCCCGCGCCGGTCTCGTGCTTGTACCGGTCGCGGTGTTCGTCGCCGCCTACGCGTTCCTCGACAGCAGCACGGCTGCGCCGCGGGCCGAAGCCGCACAGCCGGTCCCCGCGCCCTTCACACTGGAGAAGGGCGACCACATCTGCATCATCGGTAACACCCTCGCCGACCGGATGCAGCACGACGGCTGGGTCGAGTCGTTCTTGTACGCCCGGCACCCGGACCTCGACCTGACCGTTCGCAACCTGGGCTTCTCCGGCGACGAAGTGAACTTCCGCCAGCGCTCGCAGGACTTCGGCACGCCGGACCAGTGGCTCAGCGCCAGCGCGCCGATCCCGCAACCGACCCAGATCGCGGACCGGAGCGTCGTGAACCCGAACCGGTTCGAGAAGGCCGGCACCCGAGCCGACGTGGTCTTCGCGTTCTTCGGGTACAACGAGTCGTTCGCGGGCGAAGCCGGGCTGCCCAAGTTCAAGGACGACCTCGCCGCGTTCGTCAAGCACACGCGCAATCAGCAGTACAACGGCAAATCCGCACCCCGGCTCGTGCTCTTCTCGCCGATCGCGTTCGAGGATCACAAGTCGCCGAACCTGCCCACCGGGGCGACCGTCGAACAGACCAACAAGAACCTCGCGCTCTATACGAGAGCGATCGGCGAAGTGGCGAAGGCCCTCGGCGTAAATTTCGTCGATCTCTTCCAGCCGTCGAAGGCGGCTTACGCACGTGCGCAGAAGCCACTCACGATCAACGGCGTGCACCTCAACGAGGCCGGCGACCGCAAACTCGCCGAGATCATCGACGCGAGCTTGTTTCCACAAGCGGGTGCGTACGCCGCGCCGAACGAGGCCCTCCTGACCCAACTCCGCCCCGCGGTGCAGGACAAGGCGTTCCACTGGTACCAGCGGTACCGCGTGACCGACGGGTACTCGACTTATGGCGGGCGGGCGTGGCTCCGGTTCACCGGCGGGCAGAGCAACTACGAGGTGGTGCAGAAGGAACTCGAAGTCCTCGACATTAAGACCGCCAACCGCGACAAGGTGATCTGGGAGATCGCGAGGGGCAAAGAGGCGAAGGTCGATGACTCGAACCTGCCGGCCTTCGTTCACGTCCCGACCAACAAGCCCGGCCGCGGGCCGGGCGGCGAACACATCTTCCTCTCCGGCGAGGGCGCCATCAAGGCGATGACGCTCGGCAAGGGGCTGAAGGTCAACCTGTTCGCCAGCGAGGAGCAGTGGCCCGAACTGGCGAAACCGGTGCAGATGGCGTGGGACGCGAAGGGCCGGCTGTGGGTGGCCGTGTGGCCGTCCTACCCGCACTGGAAGCCGGGCGAGCCCTACAACGACAAGCTCCTGATCTTCGAGGACACCGACGGCGACGGCAAGGCCGACAAGATGACCGTCTTCGCCGACGGGCTTCAGAACCCGACCGGCTTCGAGTTCTACAACGGCGGCGTGATCGTCGCCCAGGCGCCCGAGCTGATCTTCCTGAAGGACTCCAAGGGCGGCGACAAGGCCGACGTCCGCGAGCGCCTCATCCACGGGCTCGACACCGCCGACACCCACCACACCGCGAACAGCTTCGTGCTCGATCCGGGCGGGGCGCTGTACTTCCAGGAGGGGACGTTCCACCGCACCCAGGTGGAAGACCCGTACGGCCCCGTCAAGCGCCTGGCCGACGGCGGCGTGTTCCGGTACCAGCCGCGGTCGCAGAAGTTCGACGTGTACGTCACCTACGGGTTCGCCAACCCGCACGGGCACGTCTTCGACAAGTGGGGCCAGGACATCGTCGTGGACGGCACCGGCGCCAACCCGTACCACGGCGCCCTGTTCAGCGGGTACCTGCCGTTCCCCCAGAAGCACGCCCACCCGCCGCAGGTGTACCAGCAGCGCACCCGGCCGTGCGGCGGCATCGAAGTGCTCTCGAGCAAGCACTTCCCGCCGGAGTGGGAGGGGAACCTCATCGTCACCAACTGCATCGGGTTCCAGGGGCTCCTGCGGTACAAGATTTCCGCCCTCGGCGGCAGCCTGAGTGGTCAGGAGCAGGAGCCGGTGCTCAGCAGCAGCGACCCGAACTTCCGCCCGGTGGACTGCAAGACCGGCCCGGACGGCGCGCTGTACTTCATCGACTGGCAGAACCCGATCATCGGGCACATGCAGCACAACCTCCGCGACCCCAGCCGCGACCGCAAGCACGGCCGCATTTACAAGGTGACCTACGACGGCCGCGCGCCGTCGCAGTCGCCGAAGGTCGCCGGTGAGAGCATCGAGAACCTGCTGGATCTGCTGAAGCAGCCCGAGGACCGCGTCCGCTACCGCGCGAAGGTCGAACTCGGCGCGCGGAAGTCGGACGAGGTCGTCGCGGCGGCGACGAAGTGGGTCGCGGCGCTGCCGGCCGCGGACGCCACTAACCCCGACGCCTTCGAACACGCCCGCCTCGAAGGGCTGTGGGTCCACCAGTACCACAACGCCGCCAACGTCGATCTGCTCAAGGCCGTTCTCGCCTCCCCGGACTTCCGCGCCCGCGCCGCGGCGGTCCGCGTGCTGTGCGAGTGGCGCGACCGCGTGCCCGATGCGCTCGAGCTGCTGAAGCAGCTCGCGGCGGACGAGCACCCCCGCGTGCGGCTCGAAGCCGTCCGCGCGGCGAGCTTCTTCACCGTGCCCGAGGCGGCCGAGGTCGTGTTCGTCGCTCAGGACAAACAGGCCGATCCGTTCGTCGAGTTCGTCATCAAGGAGACGATGCGGGCGCTCGGCCCCATCGTGCAGAAGGCCATTGCGGACAAGCGGCCGATCAAGTTCACCACCGCGGCCGGCGCCCGGTACTTTCTGAAGTCCGTCGCGACCGACGACCTCCTGAAGATGGACCGCACCCCCGCCGTGTACCTCGAGCTCCTGTTCCGGCCCGGCGTGCGCGATGAGTTCCGCCGCGAGGCGCTCGCCGCACTGGCGAAGCAGGACAAGAAGCCCGAACTCGACGTCCTCGTGACCGCCGTCCGGGCGCACGACGAGTCCGCCGCCACCGACGACAGCGTGGCGTTCGACCTGGCCCGGCTCCTCACGGGGCTCCCGCGGGCCGAACTCGCCGCCGGCCGGTCCGAACTCGAGGCGCTCGCGGCCAAGGGCCGCAACGCCGCCACCCGCCAGATGGGCTACGTCGCGCTCGTCGCGGCCGAGGGCGACGTCGAGAAGGTGTGGGCGCGGGCGGCCCGGTCGGTCGGGGCGCTGCAAGACTTCGTCAACGCCGTGCCGATGGTCCGCGACCCGGCCGCGCGGGCGGCGCTGTACCCGAAGGTCAAGGCGCTGCTCGGCGGCCTGCCGCCGGAACTGGCCAAGACGGTCGGCACCGGCAAATCGGTCAGCGGGCGCTACGTCCGCATCGAACTGCCGGGCAAACAGCGGACGCTCACGCTGGCGGAAGTGCAGGTGATGAGCGACGGCTCGAACGTCGCGCGTCAGGGGAGGGCGACCCAGAGCAGCACCGCGTACGGCGGCGCTCCGGGCCGCGCCATCGACGGCAACACCAACGGTAGTTACGCCGACGGGAGCTCGACCCACACCCTGGAGGGGACCGAGAACCCGTGGTGGCAGGTCGATCTCGGCCGCGAGGTGCCCATACAGTCCGTGACCGTGTGGAACCGCACGGACGGCGGGCTCGGCTCGCGCCTCGCCGACTTTACCCTCCGGGTACTGGACGCGGACAAGCGTGCCGTGTTCGAGTCGGTGAAGAACCCGGCCCCGAGCCCCAGCGCCGATGTGAAGGTCGGGGCGGCGGCGCCGGAGCGCGTCATCCGCCGGGCGGCGATGTTCGCCCTCGCCACCGTCCGCGGCCAGGAAGCGGACGCCTTCAAAGCGATCGCAAAGTTCCTCGCCGAGGACGGCGACCGCGCCGCGGCGGTACAGGCCCTCCTGCGGATCAACTCGCGCGACTGGCCGAAGGAGGACGCGAAGGCCCACCTCGACACCGTGCTGAAGTTCATCCGCGCGCTGCCGGTGACGGAACGAACCGGGCCCGTGGCGCTGGACTTCATGCAGCTCGGTGAGGCGCTGACCGGGCTGCTCGCGCCGGCCGAGGCCCGGGCCGCGCGGAAGGAACTGGCCGATATCGGCGTGCGGGTGATCCGCGTCGGGACGCTGTTCGACCAGATGAGCTACGACAAGGAGCGGCTCGCCGTCCAGGCCGGCAAGCCGGTGGAGTTCGCGTTCGAGAACACCGACATCATGCCGCACAACTTCGTGATCGTGACGCCGGGCAACCTCGAAAAGGTCGGCGCCGCGGCCGAAGCGTTCGCCACCTCGCCCGGCGCCGCCGCCGCCCAGTACGTGCCCGCGATGCCGCCGGGGGTCGTGCTGCTGAAGAGCAAGTTGCTCCAAACGCGGCAGACCGAGCGGCTGAAGTTCACCGCCCCGACGGAGCCCGGGATCTACCCTTACGTCTGCACGTACCCCGGCCACTGGCGGCGGATGCACGGCGCGCTGTACGTTGTTGCCGACCTGGAAGCGTACCAGGAGAATCCGGAGGCGTACCTCGCCAAGGCCGCGCTGCCGGTGAGGGACGACCTGCTGAAGTTCAACCGCCCGCGGACCGAGTGGAAGCTCGAAGAGCTGACCGACGCCGTGAAGGAGATGGAGACCAAGGGCGGGCGGAACTTCGCCAACGGCAAGCAGATGTTCACGGTGGCGACGTGCGTCGCGTGCCACAAGTTCGGCGGGCAGGGTAACGAGTTCGGCCCGGACCTCGCCAAGCTCGACCCGAAGACGTTCAAGTCCGCCGCGGACCTGACGGACCACGTCCTCAACCCCTCGAAGAAGATCGACGACCGGTACGCCACCTACCGCATCGTGACGAGCGACGAGAAGGTGTACACGGCGATGATCGTGGAGGAGAAGGACGGGGTGGTGAAGATCATCGAGAACCCGCTCGCGAGCGCCAAGCCGATCGAGATCAAGCGGGCCGACATCGCCGAGCAGAAGAAGGCCCCGACATCCATGATGCCCAAGGGGCTGCTCGACAAGCTCACCCGCGAGGAGGTGCTCGACCTGCTCGCCTACGTCTGGGGCCGCGCCGACCCGAAGAGCAAGCTGTTCTCGGGCGGGCACGACCACTGA
- the bfr gene encoding bacterioferritin, producing the protein MQGHADVIEALNRALTIELTAINQYFVQAKMCKNWGFMKLAAKHYEESIGEMKHAEKLIDRILFLEGVPEIARYDVIRVGTDVKEGFENDLKLETGGVKAYNDLVDLCIKVKDNGTHALALEILTDSEEHVDWLETQLGLINAVGLERYLAEQITGDGDGE; encoded by the coding sequence GTGCAAGGCCACGCCGACGTGATCGAAGCCCTCAACCGCGCACTGACCATCGAACTGACCGCGATCAACCAGTATTTCGTTCAGGCCAAGATGTGCAAGAACTGGGGGTTCATGAAGCTGGCCGCGAAGCACTACGAAGAATCGATCGGGGAGATGAAGCACGCCGAGAAGCTCATCGACCGCATCCTATTCCTGGAGGGCGTTCCGGAGATCGCCCGCTACGACGTGATCCGCGTGGGCACCGACGTGAAGGAGGGCTTCGAGAACGACCTGAAGCTCGAGACGGGCGGCGTGAAGGCGTACAACGATCTGGTCGATCTGTGCATCAAAGTGAAGGACAACGGGACGCACGCGCTCGCGCTCGAAATCCTCACCGACTCCGAGGAACACGTCGACTGGCTGGAAACGCAACTCGGGCTGATCAACGCGGTCGGGCTGGAGCGCTACTTGGCGGAACAGATCACGGGGGACGGGGACGGCGAGTAA
- a CDS encoding CobW family GTP-binding protein: MQSVPTNLITGFLGVGKTTAVIDLLQRKAPGSRWAVLVNEYGAVSIDGALIEGAGPDGVTVKEVGGGCVCCASAPFLPVAIHFLLLEARPERLIIETTGLGHPARLLDSLRRSYHGRLDVRATLGLVDPADFAKPEMKDNPIFIDQIQMADVLVMNKMDTATPELVSAFQTWANGLFPPKLLIAGTTHGRLDPAWLDLTANDERLPLFPQGPTPPAPEEPTPNPSASSPALSAELLAGRGKGGGQALRNSDASRGSEEALRALTPLPSGRGSGGVGSSATRYLTSAGTHAACGWVFGASDIFDEGKLLALLSGTKEVSRLKGVFRVADEWVAVNRAGSAVSVSPTAYRRDSRLEVFAEGLDWGAFERALVGCLLPGERSG; encoded by the coding sequence ATGCAATCCGTACCGACTAATCTCATCACCGGGTTTCTGGGCGTCGGCAAGACGACGGCCGTCATCGACCTGCTTCAGCGCAAAGCGCCCGGGTCGCGCTGGGCCGTGCTGGTGAACGAGTACGGCGCGGTGTCCATCGACGGCGCGCTCATTGAGGGCGCCGGCCCGGACGGCGTGACGGTGAAGGAGGTCGGCGGGGGGTGCGTGTGTTGCGCGAGCGCCCCGTTCCTGCCGGTGGCGATTCACTTCCTGTTGCTCGAAGCCCGGCCCGAGCGCCTCATCATCGAAACGACGGGCTTGGGGCACCCCGCACGGTTGCTCGATTCGCTCCGCAGGAGCTACCACGGCCGGCTCGACGTGCGCGCCACACTCGGCCTCGTGGACCCGGCCGATTTCGCGAAGCCGGAGATGAAAGACAACCCGATTTTCATCGACCAGATTCAGATGGCCGACGTGCTGGTGATGAACAAGATGGACACGGCGACGCCCGAACTCGTGAGTGCCTTCCAGACGTGGGCGAACGGTCTGTTCCCGCCCAAGCTCCTGATCGCGGGTACGACGCACGGCCGCCTCGACCCGGCGTGGCTCGACTTGACCGCCAACGACGAGCGGTTGCCGCTGTTTCCGCAAGGACCTACCCCCCCGGCCCCCGAAGAACCCACCCCCAACCCCTCCGCTTCCTCCCCGGCCCTGTCAGCGGAGCTTCTCGCGGGCCGGGGGAAGGGAGGGGGGCAAGCCCTTCGAAACTCCGATGCCTCTAGAGGCTCGGAGGAGGCTTTGCGTGCGCTCACCCCCCTCCCTTCAGGGAGGGGGTCTGGGGGGGTGGGTTCTTCTGCCACGCGCTACCTCACCTCCGCGGGCACCCATGCCGCCTGCGGGTGGGTGTTCGGCGCCTCCGACATTTTCGACGAAGGCAAACTCCTGGCCCTTCTCAGCGGGACGAAAGAGGTCTCGCGCCTGAAGGGCGTGTTCCGCGTCGCGGACGAGTGGGTCGCGGTGAACCGCGCCGGGTCGGCGGTGAGCGTGTCGCCGACCGCGTACCGCCGCGACAGCCGGCTCGAAGTCTTTGCGGAGGGGCTGGACTGGGGCGCGTTCGAGCGGGCGCTTGTGGGGTGCTTGCTGCCGGGAGAACGGTCAGGCTAA
- a CDS encoding alpha/beta fold hydrolase has protein sequence MTPDLPVVYLPGIDGTGRLLYHQTRLNAEFRVRCVSYPQDDRHTYTDLVRLGVRALEETGPGVVLAESFGGGVALLVALARPDLVRRLVLVNTFAWYPRRFNIQVAGLVGPWLPRRPAHPITRPLRSLFFFGPGLSPADQNAWWDRTADVTMRAYGHRLRLLRDLDLRPRLSAVRAPAVVFVSPNDRVVPVPAGRLLAKRLPRAKLLDVPAGHAALIDPRVDVAAWLKDDRLWA, from the coding sequence ATGACGCCCGATCTGCCCGTTGTGTACCTGCCCGGCATCGACGGCACCGGCCGGCTGCTCTACCACCAGACGCGGCTGAACGCCGAGTTCCGCGTCCGCTGCGTGAGCTACCCGCAGGACGATCGGCACACCTACACCGATCTGGTCCGGCTCGGCGTCCGCGCCCTTGAGGAAACGGGACCGGGTGTGGTCCTCGCGGAGTCGTTCGGCGGGGGCGTGGCACTCCTGGTCGCGCTCGCGCGCCCCGATCTCGTGCGCCGGTTGGTCCTCGTCAACACGTTCGCCTGGTACCCGCGCCGGTTCAACATTCAGGTGGCGGGGCTGGTCGGGCCGTGGCTCCCGAGGCGGCCGGCGCACCCGATCACCCGCCCGCTCCGCAGCCTCTTCTTCTTCGGACCGGGCCTTTCACCGGCCGACCAGAACGCGTGGTGGGACCGGACCGCCGACGTGACGATGCGGGCTTACGGTCACCGCCTGCGTCTCCTCCGCGACCTCGACCTCCGACCGCGGTTGAGTGCGGTACGGGCGCCGGCGGTCGTCTTCGTCTCACCGAACGACCGGGTCGTGCCCGTGCCCGCGGGGCGGTTGCTGGCGAAACGCCTACCGCGCGCGAAGCTGCTGGACGTCCCGGCCGGACACGCCGCGCTGATCGACCCGCGCGTGGACGTGGCGGCGTGGCTGAAGGACGATCGGCTCTGGGCGTAG
- a CDS encoding (2Fe-2S)-binding protein, with product MGSCPDRVVCRCLGVTEHTIVSAIVALGLRTVKEVRQATEAGDGCTCCHKEVAAYLTVYSPSPSPVICSAK from the coding sequence GTGGGGAGCTGTCCCGACCGCGTGGTGTGCCGGTGCCTCGGGGTGACCGAGCACACGATTGTCTCCGCGATCGTCGCGCTCGGTCTTCGTACGGTCAAAGAGGTGCGGCAGGCGACCGAAGCCGGCGACGGCTGCACCTGCTGCCACAAGGAAGTGGCCGCCTACCTGACCGTTTACTCGCCGTCCCCGTCCCCCGTGATCTGTTCCGCCAAGTAG